CTTTGACACAGGCATGGAAAAACTTAGTATTTTGATCCCCCTCCTGTAGCCAGAAATTCTTAGCCCTTTGTTGCCAATGTATAGCTTCTGAATCAAGTAGGGAATTCAACTCATTCTTGGCCTGCAGGAACCTGACTACATCAGCCGGAGCACTACTATCCACCAGACTATCCAACTTCCTCTTGCATCCCTCAATTTGCTTTCTAAACCTCAACTGATACTTCTTTCCCCATTGTTCCATACTGCTGGCACATGCAGCTAGCTTTGCAGCGAGGTTATGACAGCTACTACTTAGCCAGCAAGTCCTCACAAACACCTTGAACTCAGGATCTGAAAGCCACTCTTGCTCAAAGCGAAAATGACTACGTCTCACAAAGTAAACATAGTCTTAAAAAGTAGTTTATATTTATTACTATAGAATTGATTTTATACCAAGTAAATTAATATGATTGTTTATAAAATAGTGATTCTTATATGGAATTTTTTCACTATGATAATTTTtgaactatatatataatataatggtataatatttatttgacTCATCAAATTAAAGCTTTAAAGTTAATTAGATCCTTAAATTAATCATTAATCAATTCTataaactaagtaaaaatcgTCAATTAAGTATTCATTAAATTGAACAGGTTCATACCCTCTTCGTCAAACCCATTATGAGCCAACACATAAATCAATCAATAAactttttacatgaaaatcacattagttataaaaattacaattacatCATGTTACAAAACTATTATCTTTTATTTACtatcataaataaaataagtaTGATTTTCTACCcaccctaatttataaattttacataCCAACCATCCAATAATAAAATTACACAAAGCAAATTAATATGATTTTATAGAAATTTTGTAATATCCTTATATAAAATAGTAATAGTATAAATCGAAGGACCAGTTATATATAAACAAGGTAAAGTTAAATAGACTGTAGCCAAAATCCCTAAACAGAAAATGGAGTCCGCAGATGATCGGAAAATGGAGTCGGCGGAATTAGGAAGGAGAATTTCTGTAGCAATTCGGCGGATGATGGAGGCGTCAATAGTCGATGAGAAAGTAATCGATTCGTGCTTGAAGGAGATAGCCCTTGCTCGATTCCAAACCGATGTGCAGTTCAAGCTCGTCCGCGACCTGCAAAACAATGTCAAGAATAGAGTTGAAAATGATTGCTCTGCTGCTGAATACGACAAGAAGAACATTCTTCATGTAATTCTACTCTCTTCGTTCGAtatgtttataatttttaacaaaTCAGTAAATGAATAACGCTAGGGTTTTTGACGTTTTGCAGGCAATTTTTGATGAGCTCTGTAAAATCTTGGACCCGGGAAAGCCATCGTTTTCTTTGGTGAAAAAGCAAACTCGTATAGTTATGTTTGTTGGTCTACAAGGTATACAGGTTGTGGTCTTAATTATGATTTTGTTACTGTATCATGCTTTTTCATAATTCATACCCAATTCGTTGTTATTCACTTCAGGGTCTGGGAAAACTAGAGCTTGTACTCAATTTGCAAACTATTACAAGAAGAAAGATTTTGTTACTGCTGTAGTCTCAGCAGATACTTTCAGAGCCACAAATTTCGATCAGTTGATGCAGAATACAATGGCCGCAACCATTCCACTCTATGGGAGGTACTTAGCCATCAACACTTCACTTCATTCAGCTTTTCGTTTGCCACAAAATAAAAGCACAATGGAACATATTATATACAATTGCTGCAATTTTATTATCGCCTCTGCAGTTTTGTGCAATCAGATCCGGTGGCAAAAAACGCCCTTAGAGGAATCAATTGGTTTAACAAACTTTCTAATGATAGTAAACGTCGTAATGATCTTATAATAATCGACACAAGTGAACGTCATACCCAAGTTTCTTCACTTATTGAAGAAATGTGCAAAGTTTCCGAGGCAACGGTATTCTATTGGTCTCACTACCACTATTATACTTTAGTTGATTTATGATTATTTATAAGCATTATTGTCAGCTAACATTCACTTTCTCTCAGAAACCAGATCTTGTCATATTTGTTGTAGATAGTGATATTGGTCTAGCTGCatttcatcaagttcaatcatttAACCAACATGTCAAAGTTGGAGCTGTGATAATGAGTGGAGTGAATCATGATTACAAGGGTGGCGAAGCTCTTAGCGCGTATGTTCTCATCATTGGATAATGTTCTTAGTACTGCTTTTCAAAGTattaatgtctttttttttttcttttttctcttttgttAACGTTTTCAATGTCATGTGCAGCATAGCTGCAGCAAAAACTCCTGTTATGTTTGTTGGAAGAGGACAAAGTTTAGAGGAGTTTGAAGTCTTTGACATCAAACCTTTTGTCAGTCGCCTCTTAGGTGTTTGGCCGAATCTTTTTGCatttcccaattttttttgttgatgttTGTTGGACATAGAAGGTGGTTACTTCATAAATTCAAGAGGctccatatatatattaagctaTGTTTAAAACCGTTCAAATCATTTCAATCAAAatctcaaaatcctaaaaagcCTCTGCAGTTTGAacagcaaataaaataaaaagagtgCATAATACCTGTAACTATAGTATTCTATCTTCAAACTCCTGCAACAACACAATGTTGATTATGTGAGAAGACCCTTTAGTTTGTACATTAAAAACAGGGTCAATTTTTATAGCTAGATAAAACAATATCCCATTACTTACCTGATGATAAACCTCCAGTATAAAATTCAATAACAGCTAAACTCAAATGAAGAGTCAATTGGTGCTTATAAAACAAAgacatttatttttccatattaacACTAACTAGCTGTCTAAAACAAAACTATTCTAAGAAAAACATTGATAAAATTTCAAAACGTACCTTATCTCTATATGTCTACTACTTTTGCATAGAGGTGCCAACttaatcttcatcttcatcttcatctcccATGTGAGCAAGATACTTCCTGAAGTCCTCCCCCTCTTCCTCCTCTTCATTTCCATCTCCAGCTGTAGGCAGTGGCAATGGAGAAGGAGGAGCAGCAGCAGCCGCATCATCTCCGTCTACGGGAGCCGGTGGCAATGAAGGCGCATCCGCATCATCATGTCCAAGTACACTCATCAACTGCatatgttcttcttcttcttcaagagACACGGTCAATGGAAATAGAGGAGGAACAGCCGCATCATGTCCGGCTATAGGCAATGGAGGAGGAGAAGCCTCATCATGGCCGGCTACAGGTGCTGGATACGGAGGTAACAACTGAACCTCGTTTGGATTCATTGGAGGTGGTAAATCAATTAAGTGATCTACCCCTTCACGGTCTACCTCAACATATTCAGAGACGACACTGAAGAATATCCCACCCCACCATCATTATCTCCCAAAGCCCAACTCCGTTACCAAACTATAACGCCTTGGAGCAAAGACCAATCATGGTTCGGTGGACGATGGTCAAAGACTGTGTCAGAGAAAAAATACTCTATGGCTTCATTTCTTGGCCAAATAGGTATGTCTAGTGTATGCTCTAAGTCTAAAAACCATTCGAAGTACAATTGAGGTAGGCCGTGCCTATCACACCATTCCTTGCGCATTGTGAATCGGAATTGGACTTCATCAACCACTTGCTCATAGTTTTGTTGAAATATGAGTCTTGGATTTGAATGGAAATTCACTAGTTGTTCAACAGGGTCGCCAGATGATCCAACGTCCCACACCATGATATAAATGAAGTGTGGTACGTATTCCATGCGTTGAAAGATCATTATATCATCTATCATTTGATTTCTTGTAAAAAGAATCATGCGATCTGTTATTTGCGAATAATGGGCCATATCATCGTCCTCAACCACATCGTCATCATCCTCAACGATACTAGGGACTGGTTGCAAGAACATATATGCTGCTACTAGTAGGCATATAAAACCAAGAAGGAGAAGCTTGAATTCCACCTTGAATCTTGATAAGActgcaaaaagaaaaagaaaacattgGCATATAAGATGTTTTGTGTCGTGAGACCTCAATGTCAGGGTGATTTCCGATGCTTTGGCTAGGTGAGACCAGAATGCCAAAGTGACTTGTGCATCGCATCTTTCCCTTCCCTTGGAAAAACAAATGTTGGAAACTATTGTTATATATCTAAATTCTATGTTTTCTTATAACTTAGCTACTTCCGTTCTCACCTTGTTCGTTTTGCAGAGAAAGGCATTTTCCGTAAATCAGCAACCAATTTGTCTCTTTACATAGATAGTACCAACAATGGAAAGATTAACTTAAACTAATTCATCAATATGGATATCAATTtgtaaaagaaaacaaaaaccagAAATAAGAAAAATGCAACTTACATTGTCATCCGAAGCAGTAGTTGAACAACAAAACAACAGAACTAAGACAAGAAGGATTCTGAAATCCATGGCAAATGgaaggtttgggagagagagagagagagagagcactGTATTTTCACTTTCTAGGTCCCctccattttcattttcattttcagtttcaacgctgctgctgctgctgctactGCTGCTATACTTTTGTTTGCAATAGCCCTAACATCATCCACCTTTTTTATTTACCAAAACataatttccttaattttttttttaaataaccttGTGCTTTTGCTAATTTAATTCTtccaattttctatttttagggGCAATTTGCCAATGTCTAATTTAATTTCCTTCCTTTTCTATTGTTATGTCACCTGTGTTTTTCATATTCATGTtacttttttaaataaattctatGGACTAACCAGATATTAATTATGCCCGAAAGTAACCAATTTATTAATGTTTGAAgcaaaattgtaccattttaaacatAGATATAAAATTGTCCGTGGTCACTCCAATGTTAAGAGTACTTTTCTACCTCATCCCATTTTCATTTATATGTTAATGTAACTTCTCATTTTCTCTATGATAACTATGAATATTGAGGGCAATGGCGGAACTAGTAGGGCTAGCTGGGGCTCACTACTGGAAAACGCTTCATTACTGTTGCCTTATTACTACGACTAATTAAGTTTCCATCGCATATTATAACATAATTTACCGTTTGCGACGCGCATTAACCCCCGAGCGTCGCAAATTCTAAATTATTTTCGCCATTTGCGACGCCCTTTTAAGCAAGGGCGTCGCAAATGATAATATATTTTACCATTTGCCTCGCCTATTGAGAAGACAATACGCAAATTCTAATAGGAAGACTAAGCGAGACAGATTTGAGTCGATttctaccttcaattcaaacaggAAGAGTGAGCATGAGTGATATCGATTATGGGTTAGGATTCAACCCtttctacatttttttttgtgagcgcgagttgtgagagaaagacatagaggtgtgaattgtttttgactgataaatagtaaagggtaatttagtcatttccgaattcataaaaggtaaaaaaatctaagaaatagacggaatgactaaacagttcactgagaaaaatgttagggatcttaccgtgtgtttttaaaaatacaaggactaaacaatgtgttttacaaaatatagggactaataaattaattacccttgaATTAATTATGCAAATGAACATCTTATATGTTTTCATATTTATGGTTGATAATTACTATCTACTTTAGTTTGTTCAATTAAATTagtttgatttatttacagtaTTCTTTTCATAATACATGTTTCAATAAGTTCTTAATTGTTCTTTATAGTTAGGAAAACAACCAAGATACAAATCTGCAACGAAATTTATAACgaattgattattttttaaGTGTCATCTAcgtcgcaaataactcttcattttAAGTTACATATACCTAATCGCAAATGAATTTtcctaaattaattaataaagataatcTAATTATCTTTTAAtcttaattaacaaaataataacatattctaaaatttaatttacatacACAATACTAAGgtagaaataataatatactaaaataatCTCGGAGAGTCCGCACCACCACACCAACACTATTATatccaaattattatttaactttaaattataatattatattagaAATTATACATATAACATCTAATGTTATATTATAAAGTTCTAACTATAATATTAATTCAATGTATATAAAACTATATATACAACTACACAAATATATTTCCCCATTTAGGCCATACTAAAGCTAAATTCAATCCAATtgcattcccttgttcatctggACCCAATAACTGTGTTCTATCCATTTTTAAGCAAAACCTTGATTCCGTAATAGTTCCATTTATATTTACTAATCAATATTAGGAATATTATCATTAAGACAATTGCTTCTCTTAAGAGTTATATCAcacgcgctgcttaatataccattgtgctagtagcttctattgtttaatatttgatgcatgcacttattaaaatcgattaaatatgcataataatgaattattaatagaaaaaaaaatgtgcataataatgaattattaatagaaaaaaaaatccaagaacatgctcaaatttcttatttatttaattcctttatatttttgtaatttatattatataagaaaatatattttttaaaacatacgttagaacatatattttaacttttaaaacgcgaactatgaagtttagaacgtacgacatattttttagaacatacgttatgttttttcgaacatgaattataaattatattatagaaaaaATTCAAGTTAATAAAATTCTTCattctttgattaaaaaaaattttgcataataataaattattaatagaaaaaaaaagtgcataataatgaattaaatTGAGGCTTGTATCTCTTCCCCTGTCTTccaagttttgattaatgggaATTTGTCTAAGGAGTTTACTCATtcccggggtatccgtcaaggggaccctatgagcccgttcctttttgttattgctatggagaggctaaCTCATCTTATCCAAGATGTTGTTAGCACTGGGAGGCTTCATCTTGTGtccattaataaattttatccctcggtcactcatttgttttttGCCGATGATGTGATGATTTTTGTTGAATGGAATGAGGAGAAAATTGGTGTGATTATGAATATTCTGCTTATGGTCAAAAGCTAAACATCCAAAAGTCTAGGATGTTGTGCTCTATTGGAAAGCTAATATCCTTTCTCTTGCTGGCCGTCTTACTTTGATCCAATCGGTGAACTGTGTGGTGCCCAATCACTTAATGCAAGCTTGTAAGCTGTCGGAGCTAGTTCTTAATGgccttgataaaatcaatcgtcgGTTCCTGTGGGGGAACTCAAAAGAGGGGAAGAAAGTTCATCTGGTTCCGTGGAAGGATGTTTGCCAACCTAAGAATATGGGGGGGGCGTGTTCTCTGAATTCtgctctgggattggttggTCGGTGGGCAATGGCAGATCTATTAGCTTTTGGAAGGACACCTGGCTGGGGAATAAACCTTTATTAGAGATGTGTAATTCTCTGCCGCCTCTGGATATTCAAAATTGGAGTATTTCTGACGTGGTTGACTTAGAgggggattggatttggtcgaGATTTAAGGCCTTCCTTAATCTGGAAACTCTCCTGAAGATTTGGGGAGTTAAAGTTAGTAGTAAAGAGGAAAATGTGTATAttcactgttggtcccttacgaacaacggggcttattcttgcaaatctacATACGAGGCTTTCTATCTCAATTTGGATCATCCCCCTTCAGTCGCTTGGAAGAACATTTGGGCCTTGAAAGTTCCCTATCACATAAGGAGCTTCCTATGGCTTGGAGCAAAAGATAGGTTGCTTACGAATGTGGAAAGGAAAAGACGCCATTTGGTGGAGGCGGATACTTGTAGCAGATGCAGAACCCAAGCAGAAACTATCTGCCATGTGCTTAGAGATTGTGTGAAGAGTTTGAATGTGTGGAGGGAAATTCTTCCGGTCCATCTGCTCCCTAATTTCTTGGCATATTCTGATCATGATTGGTTTATTGATGGAGTTAGGGGTTTGTTATTGCCAGAGCTTGAGCATGGTGCTATCCTATTTGCGGTTGTCTGTCATCAGCTGTGGCATTGGAGAAATGAAGATCCCTCCTTCTTGCACCATCGATCCCGGTCCTTAAGGCCTGACGGATATCAATTAATATCTGTCAGATTGTCCCCAATGCAAGGAAGAAGCATATCACATAATACAAACATTGAAGAACAGAATTGCTTCATCTTATTGCCCATCAACATCACTCAGtagttaaaaataacaaatgaaGACAACAACAAGATTACCAAAACAAACAAtgagaaatagaaaaaaatggtAAGATTATTGAATTCCTTTAGAAAATATTTTAAAGTAGGACTTTCTAGGGGCTCCTCGTCTCTATCCATGGTTTCTgcaatgggtaaattacacccttAAAACATGCAATTTAGTGATTGAAGTTCAGTTCCAAAGCTAATCAAATAAAAAGCACTAGAATGACCAACTTAATTATGGAGTTAATGATATCTATTGTCAGATTTTCCAATAGACATTTGAAGGAAACATAAAACAACTCAGTATCATACCTATTTTTGCAACAATAACAATCCATTAAAGAGGTCATGACAAGCATGTAATCTTTATAAATTGTAACAGAAATTAACAACTCAATCCACAAAGTCCCAAACTTGCTATAGTCTATAAAATTAGGCAGCGGAAAATCCTTTCACAGTTGTTAAATCTCAAACTAAGCCACACAGATTGACCCTATTCATATTCCCCTTTAGAAAATCTCCATGGTCCCAAATGCATACCCCATTTTTTATTACACGTCTCAATTTAATCCTTCCTTTTTACACTATGTTTTATCCTGCCTATAGACTTTTGGTAATCCTTCCTTTAGTAAAACTGAAGTGAGAAACCAAGCTACAAGATTGTTAGGCAACCATAAAACATGGCCTAAACCAGTGGAACAAACATGTAAAAAAACAGCAGGCTGATAAGCAAAAAGCCTTCATATTCAGTGCATGAATTTTTTTACATGACAACCATTGGAGCCCAATCTGTGATTTAGGTTACAACAAGGGCAATTCAAATCTCCGTTCTTGTACGATAATCATCAGGCTTTAtctcaataataacaaacaacacAGAATTAGGTGTAGCAAGCAATCATTCATCAAGTTACGATTTCAAAGATCAGACCACAAATTTCAGAAGCACTATTCAGATACTCATGCAACAATTCCATAACTACAGCAAGTTTCATTAATCAATTCATGCTACCTAGGTTTGACTATGATTGATTGCTGAAAATAAGAATGACATTATCAGAAATACAAAACATCATATAATTCCCACTACTTTTAATGAGTTGCTCACCATATAATGAAACACAATAATCGATTGGCGTTCCGAATTTAGAAATGTCTTATTATTTACAgcatttgtttaaagtgacataaTTAACCTTCAAATCCAATGTAGCAAGTTCAAGTTGAAGTGTGTATCTCACAAGGCAATAtgcactttaaacaagttcaataGACTAATATGTCAATTTAAGCAAATTTATAGGGACAGCAagttattttaaacaagtttaagggaTCAATAAACTAACTTAAGCAAGTTCAAAGAGTCAATAAGTCACTTTAACCAAGTTCAATAATGAGTCAATTCAAACAAATTTAGATGGCTTATGAGACGTTTCCAAAAGAATAGTGGCCAATCAGATTATTTGGCCAAATATATAAGCCTCTTAATGTGTTAATTAAGCCTTTTAAACAacgtaaaataaagaaatacatACTGAGTTTTTTAATTTCATCTTTCAATTCAACACGCTGAGCTTCTAATTAATAAGACATTTAGTTGCAAACAATAAGTTCGGCTAAAAGTCCTAGACTCATTTCATTTGCGTTTAATATGAAAAGCCTTTTCCACACCGTTAAAACTACAGATGAAATGAGTAGTATAATGCACTTTTAACCGAGTTTGCTATTATGCTAACTTTCGAGGGAGGGACTCGTGTCATACATGCCATTTCGGTTAGCTAAGTGTCAACCACATGTCGGTTATAAAAGTTGAATGGTACTGACGTAAAATTCACGTCATATTTCCATCAACAGGCACTCGATAATACAAACTCTTACCTATCCTATCACAAATATCAATTGCTATCCATAAGATTGTCCCCAATGCAAGGAAGAAGCCTATTCCATAATACAAACATCGAAGAACATAATTGCTTCATCTTATTGCCCATCGACATCACTCAGTAGTTAAAAAATGACAATTGAAGACAACAACAACAACCAGATTACCAAAACAAAcaatgaaaatagaaaaaatggtAAGATTCCAACAACCAACCTTTCACATTGCACAGACAATGAGAGATTGTGCTGCAAAATCAATGAAATTTGTATGAGTTCATGATTATCTTCATAAACCAGATGTTGGTCGAGTTTTGTTCCAAACCACTAGTTGAGTTTATAACCCTAATCATGATCAACAACACCAATGGTATCTATAGGAATAGATTTGAAATTTAGGGTAAGATTACAATGAGAGTAAGatagaaagagaagaaaatatGAATAATTAAGATATCTTAGATTAAttcaaaaaattgaaataataagGACAGAAGATGCTAACCAGCACCTCCCAGGAAATTCTCTATCTCACAAGGagccaaaataaaataatcaatcCTCCCTTTCTCACCTATTAGCTATAGGTATTTATATAAGAGTTAAAAGAGCTAAACTAGAAAAGCTAATAAAATCAAATACAATTACTCTTATTGACCATTGACTATTGACTAAGGCTATTGACTAATTGTATCTATTCATAGTGTAACATCTAAGTTATGCCACCTCACCATTCTTAGTTGCCCACTTCCTTCTAGAATAAACTTGAGACATCTTAGTCTTTGGACCCACTGTAGCACTTCTCTATCAGTAACTAATCACCATCGACAACACCAATGACATTTACAGGGATAAAGTTGTAGTATTTAACCCAATCGGAATCAATTTCTTTACTGTTGTTCCTAGGCCAGAAGGAAGGGTGGGTTATCTACCGCGAAGAATACAAACCTACGGACCTCTCTTTTCTTTCAATTGGTAATTTGGTAGGAGTACACATCAACTTCATCTATCAACTTATAAACTtttgcttttttatttttcttatttttaaaatctaattattaatgtttcaaatccatttattaattttattttagtatTAAGAATTACAATACAATAGAGTATTTTTAATTAACTTTTTACtattaaacttttaaaatttcattttaagaattttaaaatttaaggataaggctataaaatttatatttaaacatttttttaaCTTATCCTTAACTTAGGTAAATTCTTTTTTAAGGTGTAAATCTATTCCTAACTTTTAAAATGAATTCTGTTacttcaaaataataataaagttaaAAGAACTTCTAAAAAAATACATGAAAATGATTCAAATTATCAAGGGATACGGTACCAAAATCGGTCTATAGTTTTTgagaaaatatcaatttaggcgtTACATAAAAaatagtaccaatttaggcctaacgtttaaaaatgtatcaatttaggcctcgataacgggTAGGACACCTACaaaacttaatggagtaatatcaatgacatttctcgttccgttatcgaggcctaaattggtaccattttttaaaagttaaagccctatattagtgctattttgtacgtggaaccaaaattgatacttcccccaaaaaccaagaagaagaagtcaaGTCCTAATGTATTCAATACTCTTTTCTCGTCATCTGCAAATCTAAATTTATGCACTGAAACcttaaatatttataaacatGAGACTGCAACACCATCTGCAAATTAGAAACACGAAAAAGGTAAGAAGTACAATCCTAATGTATCCGTTCACAAAAGCATTCTGTGAACCAAACCTATCAGAGTGCAATCAAACCAACTACAACTCACACATATGGATCATCAAATCTGTGCGTGCAtcaggaagaagaaaataacattaataacgGTTGACTTTATTCACTCCATACCTTATAAACATCAGATTGCAATCAAACAAActacaaattaatttaaaataatcatCAGATTTGTTATTCTTTGCTATGATGCACCGAAACGGAAACAGAAACGGGAAAAGGATACCGGAAAACGTTTtttctaagaaaaattagctagAAAACCGTAATGGAAACCGAAAAGAAACCGAAACGGATACGCGGAAACCCTAATGaaaaagagtttccgtgcaacatagattgTTTGTATTGGATCCATATTTGATTGTTGAAAATGGTGTTCCTCAGATCTATTGCAATTTTGGCAAAATAGAAGACTACTCTGGTGGCTAAGATTGCAAAATATCGTCGGCGATAAACCATAACAATGGGAGGAAACACCTCTTCCTTTATGTTTGTCACCGCCGGCGACATCTGCAATCTTGGCCACAGTAGCCATACCCATCattctccttttctttcttaACAATGTGCATAATATGCATTGAGCAC
The window above is part of the Euphorbia lathyris chromosome 3, ddEupLath1.1, whole genome shotgun sequence genome. Proteins encoded here:
- the LOC136223797 gene encoding signal recognition particle subunit SRP54 2-like; amino-acid sequence: MESADDRKMESAELGRRISVAIRRMMEASIVDEKVIDSCLKEIALARFQTDVQFKLVRDLQNNVKNRVENDCSAAEYDKKNILHAIFDELCKILDPGKPSFSLVKKQTRIVMFVGLQGSGKTRACTQFANYYKKKDFVTAVVSADTFRATNFDQLMQNTMAATIPLYGSFVQSDPVAKNALRGINWFNKLSNDSKRRNDLIIIDTSERHTQVSSLIEEMCKVSEATKPDLVIFVVDSDIGLAAFHQVQSFNQHVKVGAVIMSGVNHDYKGGEALSAIAAAKTPVMFVGRGQSLEEFEVFDIKPFVSRLLGVWPNLFAFPNFFC